The genomic interval CCGCTGGGGGATCACAGCAAAAATGGCACTGGAGATTGTATGCGATAAAGTAATCAATGAAACAGGTTTTTTGGGGTACGGGCGGGGGCATGAAGGGTATAAAGTGGAAGGAGGGGATAAAATGATCGACTCAGAGCGTGTAAACAAATTCGATACAACGGCCTGCAACGCCGAATTCCGATTCGGTACGGACATTGATGGCTCGGCCGAATCGGAATTCGGCGTCACGCTTTCGATGGCGCGAATAAATTCACAAACTCTCAGCGAAGGCTGTTTGATGCGATCAACCCGTGGCGGCGCGGCAATTTGGACAAAGGCGGCGGACAATATATAATTCCCGCGAGTCGTGTTCGGATATCGGGTAACATCGGGAAAGGGATTGTGAAGCATGTTCAGCGGTTCCATCGTGGCATTGGCGACGCCGTTCAAAGCGAATGGCGCAATTGATTTTGAGGCGTACGGGCGTCTCATAGACTGGCAATTGTCCGAGGGGACCGACGGCATTGTGCCGTGCGGCTGCACGGGCGAGGCGGCGACGCTTTCGCACGACGAGCAGAAGGAGTGTATCCGTTTCGCCGTCGAGCGTGTGTCGGGCCGTGTGCCGGTGATCGCGGGTACGGGATCGAACAGCACGATCGAGGCGATTTCGCTGACCCGTTATGCAAAGGAGGCGGGCGCCGACGCGGCGTTGCACATCACGCCGTATTACAACAAGCCGACGCCGGCGGGCCAGATTGCGCACTACACGGCCGTGGCCAAGGCGGCCGACATTCCCATCATGTTGTATAACGTGCCCAGCCGGACGGGGATCAGCCTGCTCCCGCAAACGGTCGCCGAACTAGCCAAAATCCCGAACATTGTCTCGATCAAGGAGGCCTCCGGCAGCCTCGATCAGGTGTCGCAGATCCTGGACCTGTGCGATATCAACGTCCTGTCGGGCGACGACAGCCTCACGCTGCCGATGATGGCGGTCGGCGCGTCGGGCGTCGTGTCCGTTGCGGCGAACGTGGTTCCGGCGAAAGTCGCCGGCCTGTGCGCGGCGTTCCGCGCGGGCGACCTCGAGGAAGCACGCGAAATTCATTATGAACTTTTCCCGTTGTTCAAGGCG from Candidatus Hydrogenedentota bacterium carries:
- the dapA gene encoding 4-hydroxy-tetrahydrodipicolinate synthase; the protein is MFSGSIVALATPFKANGAIDFEAYGRLIDWQLSEGTDGIVPCGCTGEAATLSHDEQKECIRFAVERVSGRVPVIAGTGSNSTIEAISLTRYAKEAGADAALHITPYYNKPTPAGQIAHYTAVAKAADIPIMLYNVPSRTGISLLPQTVAELAKIPNIVSIKEASGSLDQVSQILDLCDINVLSGDDSLTLPMMAVGASGVVSVAANVVPAKVAGLCAAFRAGDLEEAREIHYELFPLFKALFIETNPMPVKAALARMGLIENVLRLPLTPMLPDKFAQLEKVLKKLGVV